One genomic region from Takifugu flavidus isolate HTHZ2018 unplaced genomic scaffold, ASM371156v2 ctg261, whole genome shotgun sequence encodes:
- the LOC130519972 gene encoding uncharacterized protein LOC130519972 yields MSISRRYRHSADHVHHHHRCDVFHASGVICESGHLPVDQLSVGRIRCCKLLHHPGGDKEDKEGEGVRHEAHRGDSTPPTKVHTGKRGSAGCRPWGGALLWRRLLASGVRSAVCHTPALGRWSKVTVELGQHATAVGQHACLDEEVKGDSGGTCDEETEVFSNPTRGVGPTLEPHPFVALPRLSTGGEKNAPDGSKLFKPVQPTLVGPPPVAFMVTEASGDQQRPKVDPKPHRDKDGEEVRVVMTAPYQAFKPTHSFYSIRPIDTDDLEQEQSQCATAGATDESIHCAANQFINTSSWTRCWFITNTSSWTRRLQSEPLLFRHHTTTH; encoded by the exons ATGTCCATCTCCCGCAGATATCGCCACAGTGCTGACCATGTCCACCATCATCACAGGTGTGATGTCTTCCATGCCTCA GGTGTCATATGTGAAAGTGGGCATCTACCTGTGGACCAGCTCTCTGTTGGGCGAATACGCTGCTGTAAACTCCTGCACCACCCTGGAGGAGATAAGGAAGATAAAGAGGGGGAAG GTGTCAGACACGAGGCCCATAGAGGGGACTCGACTCCGCCGACAAAGGTCCATACCGGAAAACGTGGATCTGCTG GCTGCAGACCATGGGGTGGCGCTTTATTATGGAGAAGACTACTGGCCAGCGGAGTGAGATCAGCAGTCTGTCACACTCCCGCCCTAGGTAGATGGAGCAAGGTGACTGTGGAGCTCGGGCAGCATGCCACCGCAGTAGGCCAGCATGCATGCTTGGATGAAGAGGTTAAAGGAGACAGCGGAGGCACATGTGATGAGGAAACGGAGGTTTTTAGCAATCCGACACGTGGTGTCGGGCCCACCCTTGAACCACATCCCTTTGTGGCactgcccagactgagcacaggcggcgAGAAAAATGCTCCAGATGGGTCAAAGCTGTTCAAACCAGTCCAGCCAACTCTCGTTGGGCCACCGCCCGTTGCTTTCATGGTGACTGAGgcatcaggtgaccagcagaggccGAAGGTAGATCCAAAACCGCATCGCGATAAGGACGGCGAGGAGGTACGTGTTGTAATGACAGCTCCGTATCAGGCGTTCAAACCGACCCACAGCTTCTACAGCATACGTCCCATTGACActgatgaccttgagcaagagcagagccagtgtgcaacagctggagcaacagatgagtccATTCACTGTGCTGCAAATCAGTttattaacacctcctcctggaccagatgctggtttattaccaacacctcctcctggaccagacgtCTCCAGTCAGAGCCGCTCCTATTCAGAcatcacaccaccacacactGA